Sequence from the Streptomyces sp. NBC_00358 genome:
TTGGCCATCACATAGCCGCCCTCGACGTCCTTGCCGAGCGCGACCAGCATCGGATGGTCGTCCTCCGCCGCGTCCGCGAGGCGCAGCACGTCGCCGAGGTTGACCATCTCGCGGTCGGTGTTGGGGATCTCGATGCCGACCGCGGACTTGCCGGGGATCGGGCTGATGATCCGCACGTCCGGGCTGGCGACCGCGTAGGCGATGTTCTTGGTGAGCGCGGTGATCCGCTCGACCTTCACGGCGGGGCCGAGCTCGACCTCGTAGCGGGTCACCGTCGGCCCGCGGGTGAAGCCGGTGACGGCCGCGTCGACCTTGAACTCCCTGAAGACGTTCTGCAGGGAGGCGACCACCGCGTCGTTGGCGGCGCTGCGGGTCTTGCCCGGACCGCCGCGCTCCAGGAGGTCGAGCGAGGGCAGTGAGTAGGTGATGTCCCCGGAGAGCTGGAGCTGCTCCGCGCGCGGGGGCAGTTCGCGCGGGCCGTCGGGCGCGGCCTTGGTGAGGTCGGGCACCACGGACTGGACCGGCAGGGCCTCCTGCTTGGGCCGCTTGGCGCCGGGTACGGCCTTGGCGCGGGCTGCCGGTACCGGCGTCGTCTCCTCGTACCCGTCCCGCTCGACGCTGACGCCCTGCGTCAGGTCGGCGACCAGGGGCGAGGGCGGCATCCCGTGCAGCACGGCGCCGTCCAGCGCCGCGGCGGCCGCCGCGGCGACGTCCACCGCGTCCATCGGCCGGTTCATGTCGGGCTGCTGGGCTCCGGGCCGCCGGGGGCGGCTCCGGCGCCTGGTGAGCGCCTCCTGCTCGGCGCCGTCGGGGTCGTACGCCTCGGGGGCGCGCGGGCGTCTGCGGGAGCCCGCCTGCAGCCCGTCGCGCCACTGCTCGTCGTAGCGCTCCTCGTCCTCGGCGAACGCGGCCTCGTCGAAGTCGGCCTGGACGATGCCGAGCTTCTGGCCGAGCAGCCGCAGCCGCTGCGGGATCGCGTTCACCGGGGTCGCCGTGACGACCAGCAGCCCGAAGATCGTGAGCAGCACGAGCAGGGGTACGGCGAGGACGTCACCCATCGTGTACGTCAGCGGGGTGGACGCCCCCCAGCCGATCAGCCCGCCGGCATCCCTTATCGCCTGCATCCCGTCGCTGCGCGCGGGCGACCCGCACGCGATGTGCACCTGGCCGAGCACGCCGATCACGAGCGCCGACAGACCGATCACGATGCGGCCGTTGGCCTCGGGCTGCTCGGGGTGCCGGATGAGCCGGGCCGCGATGACGGCGAGGAGTATCGGGACGAGGAGGTCGAGCCGGCCGAAGGCGCCGGTCACCAGCATCTCGACGAGGTCGCCGACGGGGCCGCGCAGATTGGACCAGGTACCCGCCGCGACGATCAGGCCGAGGCCGAGCAGCAGGAGCGCGAGTCCGTCCTTGCGGTGCGCCGGGTCGAGCCCCTTCGCACCCCGCCCTATCCCGCGGAAGGTGGCTCCGACGGCATGGGCGATGCCCAGCCACAGGGCGCGTACGAGTCTGTACACACCCGCGGTCGGGTTGGGCGCCGGCGCGGGAGCGGGCTTCTTCGCCGCGGCCCTCTTGGCGGGCGCCTTGCCGGCGGCTGCCTTTTTCACGGGGGCCTTCTTCGCCGGAGCCTTCGTCGGAGCGGCCGCCTTCTTCGCGGGCGGCTTCTTGGCTGCGGACTGACGTGAGGCCATGTGTGTGAGGTTACCGGTGGAGACGACAGCGACACGTGTGCCTCCCCCAAGTTCTCGACTTCGCTCGAACAGGGGGGACCCCGGCTTCACCCGATCGTGTCAGCCTTACCGGGAGCGGAACTGACGCTTCCTCACGCCGTTCCGGGGGAGCCCGGACACGTCCGGGCCGGCATCAGTTCTGCGACGGCAGCGAAGGGGCACCGCTGCCCGTACCCGGCTCCAGCGCGTCCAGCGCCCTGCGCAGTCCGGTGAGTTTGCGTTCCAGATGGGCCGCGGTCGCCACCGCCGCCGCGTCCGCCGAGTCGTCGTCGAGCTGCTTGGACAGCGCCTCCGCCTGCTCCTCGACGGCGGCGAGCCGCGCCGAGAGTTCGGCGAGGAGTCCGGCGGGTTCCTTGGACTCGCCGAGCACCGCCTTGCCCCCGCCCTCCAACTGGAGCCGCAACAGAGCCGCCTGCTCCCGGAGTTGACAGTTCTTCATGTAGAGCTCGACGAACACCGAGACCTTCGCGCGCAGCACCCACGGGTCGAAGGGCTTGGAGATGTAGTCCACCGCGCCGGCCGCGTACCCCCGGAAGGTGTGATGCGGGCCGTGGTTGATGGCGGTGAGGAAGATGATCGGGATGTCCCGGGTCCGCTCCCGCCGCTTGATGTGCGCGGCGGTCTCGAAACCGTCCATGCCCGGCATCTGAACGTCCAGCAGAATGACCGCGAAGTCGTCCGTGAGCAGCGCTTTGAGCGCTTCCTCCCCGGACGATGCCCGTACCAGTGTCTGATCGAGCGCGGAGAGGATCGCCTCCAGCGCCAACAGATTCTCCGGCCGGTCATCGACCAGGAGGATCTTGGCCTTCTGCACCATGGCCCGCCCTCCTCGCCCCGGCATGGGGCCTCCCCTGTCCACAGGACTTGGGGTAGCACCGGGCGCCGCCCCAGGGGACGACTCCCTTGCGCCGCCCGTCCTTGTGCCGGTCATGGTAGCCGCACCCCGCCTGTCGCCACACCCTGTCACCGCGATGTCACTGTGCACGTAGCAGAAACGCGGCAGGGGACCAGAAGGTTCCCCGAATCCCCTGCCTCTACACGGCTTCGGGCACAGTCCGTCATCCGAGACCGCGCGGCCGTGCCGCACGGTGTCCAGGCGCCCAACAGCACGTGACGGCCACGCGTCACCGCACCACGAGTCTGTCACCCCTCACGCATCCACTGCGCCATCACGGACAGCAGATGATCGGGATCGACCGGCTTGGTCACATAGTCGGAGGCACCCGACTCGATCGCCTTCTCCCGGTCGCCCTTCATGGCCTTCGCCGTGAGCGCGATGATCGGCAGTCCCGCGAACTGCGGCATCCGCCGGATCGCCGTGGTCGTGGCGTAGCCGTCCATCTCGGGCATCATGATGTCCATCAGAACGACCGTCACATCGTCGTGCTGCTCCAGGACTTCGATGCCCTCACGGCCGTTCTCCGCGTAAAGCACCGAGAGCCCGTGCTGTTCGAGGACGCTGGTCAGCGCGAAGACGTTGCGGATGTCGTCGTCGACGATCAGCACCTTCTCGCCCTCGAACCGGATGCCACGACCCTGCTGCGGTCCCGCGTCCTGCTGGCCCGCGGCCCCCCACGGCTCCTGGGCCACGCCCCCCGCACCGTCCGGCTGTCCGGGAACGGCGGAGTGCTGCTCGGCCGTGGGCAGCGCCCTGCGGCGCCTCCTGAACAGTGCGGCGGGCCCGTTCTGGGCGTCCTGGTACGACTTCACCTCGGCCGGCATCCTGATGTCGTGCAGTTCGGCCTCGGAGGCCAGCAGTTCGCCGGTCTCCAGCGTCGGCGCGAGCTGCCCGTAGCCCTGCGGCGGCAGTTCGCTCGGGTGCAGCGGCAGATACAGGGTGAAGGTCGAGCCGCGTCCCGGCTCGCTCTGGGCGTAGATCTCGCCGCCCAGCAGCCGCGCGATCTCCCGCGAGATGGAGAGCCCCAGACCCGTGCCGCCGTACTTGCGGCTCGTCGTGCCGTCCGCCTGCTTGAACGCCTCGAAGATCACCCGCATCTTGCTGGCCGCGATCCCGATACCGGTGTCGGTGACGGAGAACGCGATCAGATCGGCGTCCGCGTCCCGCAGCGACCCCGACTCCAGCAACTGTTCCCGGATGGCCACCGGCACATCCGTCCCGGCGGGCCGGATCACCAGCTCGACGGCACCGGAATCCGTGAACTTCACCGCGTTGGAGAGCAGGTTGCGCAGCACCTGGAGGAGCCGCTGCTCGTCGGTGTGCAGCGTGGCGGGCAGCTCCGGCGACACCCGTACGGAGAAGTCGAGCCCCTTCTCCGCGGTCAGCGGACGGAACGTGGCCTCCACGTAGTCGACGAGCTGGACGAGTGCGATCCGGGTCGGCGACACGTCCATCTTGCCCGCCTCGACCTTCGACAGGTCAAGGATGTCGTTGATCAGCTGGAGCAGGTCCGAGCCCGCTCCGTGGATCGTCTCGGCGAACTCGACCTGCTTCGGGGTGAGGTTGGTGTCCGCGTTGTCGGCGAGCAGCTTGGCCAGGATCAGCAGCGAGTTCAGCGGCGTACGCAGCTCGTGCGACATGTTCGCCAGGAACTCGCTCTTGTAGCGCATGGAGACGGCGAGTTGCTCGGCGCGCTCCTCCAGCACCTGCCGGGCTTCCTCGATCTCGGTGTTCTTGACCTCGATGTCGCGGTTCTGCTGGGCCAGCAGCTCGGCCTTCTCCTCCAGCTCCGCGTTCGAGTCCTGCAGCGCCTTCTGCCGGTTCTCCAACTCCGCCGAACGCTCCCGCAGTTGCTCGGTGAGCTCCTGCGACTGCCGGAGCAGTACCTCCGTCTTGGTGTTGACGGAGATGGTGTTGACGCTCGTCGCGATCATCTCGGCGATCTGGTTCAGGAAGTCCCGCTGGATCTGCGTGAACGGGGTGAAGGACGCCAGCTCGATGACACCGAGCACGGTCCCCTCGAACAGCACCGGAAGCACGATGACCTGGGCCGGAGGCGCCTCGCCCAGCCCGGAGGAGATCTTCAGATAGCCGCTCGGCGCGTTCTCCACGAGGATCGTGCGCTTCTCCTGCGCCGCCGTCCCGATCAGCGCCTCACCGGGCCGGAACGACGTCGGCATGGAGCCCATCGAGTAGCCGTACGACCCGAGCATGCGCAGCTCGTACGCCTCCTCGTCCTCGGTGCCCGCGTCCTTGCCGTCGACCAGCGGCATGGAGAGGAAGAACGCGCCGTGCTGGGCCGAGACGACCGGAGTCAGCTCGCTCATGATCAGCGAGGCCACGTCGTCGAGGTCACGGCGCCCCTGCATCAGCGCGGAGATGCGCGCGAGGTTGCCCTTCAGCCAGTCCTGCTCCTTGTTGGCGATGGTGGTGTCGCGCAGGTTGGCGATCATCTTGTTGATGTAGTCCTGAAGTTCCTGGATCTCGCCCGAGGCGTCCACGTCGATCTTCAGGTTCAGGTCGCCGCGCGTCACCGCGGTCGCCACGCGCGCGATGGCACGCACCTGCCGGGTCAGGTTCCCGGCCATCTCGTTCACCGACTCGGTGAGGTCGCGCCAGGTGCCGTCCACGTCACGCACCCGCGCCTGGCCGCCCAACTGCCCCTCGGTGCCCACCTCCCGGGCGACCCGGGTGACCTCCTCAGCGAAGGACGACAGCTGGTCGACCATCGTGTTGATGGTGGTCTTGAGCTCCAGGATCTCGCCGCGCGCGTCGATGTCGATCTTCTTGGTCAGATCGCCCTTGGCGATGGCCGTCGTGACCATCGCGATGTTGCGCACCTGGCCGGTCAGGTTGGACGCCATCCCGTTCACCGACTCGGTGAGGTCCTTCCACGTGCCGGACACGCCCGGCACCCGCGCCTGGCCGCCGAGAATGCCGTCCGTGCCCACCTCGCGGGCGACCCGCGTCACCTGGTCGGCGAACGAACTCAGCGTCTTCACCATCGTGTTGACGGTGTCGGCGAGCTGTGCGACCTCGCCGCTCGCCTCGACCGTGACCTTCTTGGTGAGGTCGCCGTTGGCCACCGCCGTCGCGACCTGCGCGATGTTCCGCACCTGGTTGGTCAGGTTGTCGGCCATCACGTTGACGTTGTCGCTCAGGTCCTTCCAGATGCCGGTGACACCCGGCACCCGCGCCTGACCGCCCAGGTTGCCCTCGGTACCCACCTCACGGGCCACCCGGGTCACCTGCTCGGCGAAGTTCGAGAGCTGGTCCACCATCGTGTTGACGGTGGTGACCAGTTCGAGGATCTCGCCCTTGGCGTCGACGGTGATCTTCTTCGACAGATCGCCCTTGGCGACCGCGGTCGTCACCTCGGCGATGTTGCGCACCTGGATGGTCAGGTTGTTGGCCATGAAGTTCACCGACTGGGTGAGGTCCTTCCAGGTGCCGGAGACACCCTGCACCTCGGCCTGCCCGCCGAGCATGCCCTCCGTGCCCACCTCACGCGCCACCCGCGTCACCTGCTCGGCGAAGTTCGAGAGCTGGTCCACCATCGTGTTGAGGGTGTTCTTCAGCTCCAGGATCTCGCCGCGCGCGTCCACGTCGATCTTCTGCGACAGATCACCCCGGGCCACCGCCGTCGCGACCTGCGCGATGTTGCGGACCTGCGCGGTGAGGTTGCCGGCCATGCCGTTCACCGAATCGGTCAGGTCGCGCCACACACCGGCGACGCCGGGCACCTGCGCCTGACCGCCGAGCCGGCCCTCCGTACCCACGTCACGGGCCACCCGCGTCACCTGGTCGGCGAACGCGGAGAGCTGGTCGACCATCGTGTTGATGGTGTTCTTCAGCTCCAGGATCTCGCCGCGCGCGTCCACGTCGATCTTCTGCGACAGGTCACCCCGGGCCACCGCCGTGGTGACCTGCGCGATCTGCCGCACCTGCGAAGTCAGGTTCCCCGCCATGAAGTTGACGGAGTCGGTGAGTTCCTTCCAGGTGCCCGACACACCGTCCACCCGGGCCTGACCGCCGAGGCGGCCCTCCGTACCCACGTCACGCGCCATCCGCGTCACCTGGTCGGCGAAGCTCGACAGCTGGTCCACCATCGTGTTCACGGTGTTCTTCAGCTGGAGCATCTCGCCGGAGACGTCGACGGTGACCTTCTGCGACAGATCACCGTTCGCGACCGCCGTGGTCACCTGCGCGATGTTGCGCACCTGGCCGGTCAGGTTCTGGAACGCCGTGTTGACGGAGTCCGTGAGGTCCTTCCAGGTACCGGCCACCCCCGGAACCTGTGCCTGGCCGCCCAGTTCACCCTCGACGCCGACCTCGCGCGCCACTCGCGTGACCTCGACACCGAACGACGACAGCTGGTCGACCATCGTGTTGACGGTGTTCTTCAGCTCCAGCATCTCGCCGGCGACCTGGACGCTGACCTTCTGCGACAGATCACCGTTGGCCACCGCGGTCGTCACGGCGGCGATGTCCCGCACCTGGGTCGTCAGGTTCCGGAAGACCGTGTTGACCGAGTCCGTCAGGTCCTTCCACGTTCCCGCCGCCCCCGGCACGTTCGCCTGACCGCCGAGCCGCCCCTCGCCACCGACCTCGTTGGCGACACGGGTGACCTCGTCCGCGAACGTCCGCAGCGTCTCGGTCATCTGGTTGATCGTCTCGGCGAGCTGCGCGACCTCACCGCGCGCGGAGACGGTCACCTTCTGCGACAGGTCACCGCTGGCGACCGCCGTCGTCACCTGCGCGATCCCGCGCACCTGGGCCGTCAGGTTGCCGGCCATCAGGTTCACCGAATCGGTGAGGTCCTTCCACACACCGGCCACACCGGGCACCTGGGCCTGACCGCCCAGCTCCCCCTCCGTACCCACCTCGCGGGCGACGCGTGTCACCTCGGAGGAGAACGAGGAGAGCTGGTCCACCATCGTGTTGACGGTGTTCTTCAGCTCCAGCATCTCGCCGGCCACGTGAACGGTGACCTTCCGCGACAGATCACCCTTGGCGACGGCCGTCGTCACGAGAGCGATGTCACGCACCTGCGCGGTCAGCCGGTACGCCATCGTGTTGACCGAGTCCGTGAGGTCCTTCCACGAACCGGACATACCGCGCACCCGGGCCTGTCCGCCCAGCTTGCCCTCGGTGCCCACCTCACTGGCCACCCGGGTGACCTCGTCGGTGAACGTCGACAACTGGTCGACCAGGTTGTTGACCGTCCGCCCGACCTTCAGGAACTCACCGCGCAGCGGATGACCGTTGCCGTCCGCCGCCTGCGCGCGCAGGTCCATCCGCGGCGACAGATCGCCCTCCGCGACAGCGGACAGTACCCGGCCGACCTCGGAGACGGGTCGTACGAGATCGTCCACCAGCGCGTTCGACGCCTCGATCGCGGCCGCCCAGGCGCCGTCACCGGCACCCGTCTCCAGCCGCTCCGTGAGCTTTCCCTCACGGCCCACCACCCGCCGTACCCGCGACAGCTCACCGGTCAGATGCAGATTGCGGTCGGCGACCTCGTTGAAGACCGCCGAGATCTCGGACATGACGCCGTCACCGGAAACGGTGAGCCGCTTGCGGAAGTTGCCGTCCCGCATCGACACCAGAGCCGCCAGCAACCGGTTCAGGGCCGCCGTGTCCACCTCGGTGGTCCCGGTACGCGGTGTGCGCCCGCTGTTCAGGGACTGTCCGCCTTTCGCGCGCGTCCTACCGCCCCGCGTCGCTGCGCCAGACTCCACTGTGTCCCTCCCGCAAGGGTCGACCAATACTGCTCGGCGTACTCGGGTACTGCTGTTCGTGGTGCAGGGGAGGCATTCGGCCTGCCCGGACCTTTCTCCTGAAGCCTGCCCAGTGTTTCACCCC
This genomic interval carries:
- a CDS encoding DNA translocase FtsK — its product is MASRQSAAKKPPAKKAAAPTKAPAKKAPVKKAAAGKAPAKRAAAKKPAPAPAPNPTAGVYRLVRALWLGIAHAVGATFRGIGRGAKGLDPAHRKDGLALLLLGLGLIVAAGTWSNLRGPVGDLVEMLVTGAFGRLDLLVPILLAVIAARLIRHPEQPEANGRIVIGLSALVIGVLGQVHIACGSPARSDGMQAIRDAGGLIGWGASTPLTYTMGDVLAVPLLVLLTIFGLLVVTATPVNAIPQRLRLLGQKLGIVQADFDEAAFAEDEERYDEQWRDGLQAGSRRRPRAPEAYDPDGAEQEALTRRRSRPRRPGAQQPDMNRPMDAVDVAAAAAAALDGAVLHGMPPSPLVADLTQGVSVERDGYEETTPVPAARAKAVPGAKRPKQEALPVQSVVPDLTKAAPDGPRELPPRAEQLQLSGDITYSLPSLDLLERGGPGKTRSAANDAVVASLQNVFREFKVDAAVTGFTRGPTVTRYEVELGPAVKVERITALTKNIAYAVASPDVRIISPIPGKSAVGIEIPNTDREMVNLGDVLRLADAAEDDHPMLVALGKDVEGGYVMANLAKMPHVLVAGATGSGKSSCINCLITSVMVRATPEDVRMVLVDPKRVELTAYEGIPHLITPIITNPKRAAEALQWVVREMDLRYDDLAAFGFRHIDDFNAAIRNGKVKLPEGSERELTPYPYLLVIVDELADLMMVAPRDVEDSIVRITQLARAAGIHLVLATQRPSVDVVTGLIKANVPSRLAFATSSLADSRVILDQPGAEKLIGKGDGLFLPMGANKPTRMQGAFVTEDEVAAIVQHCKDQMAPVFRDDVTVGSKQKKEIDEDIGDDLDLLCAAAELVVTSQFGSTSMLQRKLRVGFAKAGRLMDLMESRGIVGPSEGSKARDVLVKADELDEVLAVMRGETEA
- a CDS encoding response regulator, which gives rise to MVQKAKILLVDDRPENLLALEAILSALDQTLVRASSGEEALKALLTDDFAVILLDVQMPGMDGFETAAHIKRRERTRDIPIIFLTAINHGPHHTFRGYAAGAVDYISKPFDPWVLRAKVSVFVELYMKNCQLREQAALLRLQLEGGGKAVLGESKEPAGLLAELSARLAAVEEQAEALSKQLDDDSADAAAVATAAHLERKLTGLRRALDALEPGTGSGAPSLPSQN
- a CDS encoding HAMP domain-containing protein codes for the protein MESGAATRGGRTRAKGGQSLNSGRTPRTGTTEVDTAALNRLLAALVSMRDGNFRKRLTVSGDGVMSEISAVFNEVADRNLHLTGELSRVRRVVGREGKLTERLETGAGDGAWAAAIEASNALVDDLVRPVSEVGRVLSAVAEGDLSPRMDLRAQAADGNGHPLRGEFLKVGRTVNNLVDQLSTFTDEVTRVASEVGTEGKLGGQARVRGMSGSWKDLTDSVNTMAYRLTAQVRDIALVTTAVAKGDLSRKVTVHVAGEMLELKNTVNTMVDQLSSFSSEVTRVAREVGTEGELGGQAQVPGVAGVWKDLTDSVNLMAGNLTAQVRGIAQVTTAVASGDLSQKVTVSARGEVAQLAETINQMTETLRTFADEVTRVANEVGGEGRLGGQANVPGAAGTWKDLTDSVNTVFRNLTTQVRDIAAVTTAVANGDLSQKVSVQVAGEMLELKNTVNTMVDQLSSFGVEVTRVAREVGVEGELGGQAQVPGVAGTWKDLTDSVNTAFQNLTGQVRNIAQVTTAVANGDLSQKVTVDVSGEMLQLKNTVNTMVDQLSSFADQVTRMARDVGTEGRLGGQARVDGVSGTWKELTDSVNFMAGNLTSQVRQIAQVTTAVARGDLSQKIDVDARGEILELKNTINTMVDQLSAFADQVTRVARDVGTEGRLGGQAQVPGVAGVWRDLTDSVNGMAGNLTAQVRNIAQVATAVARGDLSQKIDVDARGEILELKNTLNTMVDQLSNFAEQVTRVAREVGTEGMLGGQAEVQGVSGTWKDLTQSVNFMANNLTIQVRNIAEVTTAVAKGDLSKKITVDAKGEILELVTTVNTMVDQLSNFAEQVTRVAREVGTEGNLGGQARVPGVTGIWKDLSDNVNVMADNLTNQVRNIAQVATAVANGDLTKKVTVEASGEVAQLADTVNTMVKTLSSFADQVTRVAREVGTDGILGGQARVPGVSGTWKDLTESVNGMASNLTGQVRNIAMVTTAIAKGDLTKKIDIDARGEILELKTTINTMVDQLSSFAEEVTRVAREVGTEGQLGGQARVRDVDGTWRDLTESVNEMAGNLTRQVRAIARVATAVTRGDLNLKIDVDASGEIQELQDYINKMIANLRDTTIANKEQDWLKGNLARISALMQGRRDLDDVASLIMSELTPVVSAQHGAFFLSMPLVDGKDAGTEDEEAYELRMLGSYGYSMGSMPTSFRPGEALIGTAAQEKRTILVENAPSGYLKISSGLGEAPPAQVIVLPVLFEGTVLGVIELASFTPFTQIQRDFLNQIAEMIATSVNTISVNTKTEVLLRQSQELTEQLRERSAELENRQKALQDSNAELEEKAELLAQQNRDIEVKNTEIEEARQVLEERAEQLAVSMRYKSEFLANMSHELRTPLNSLLILAKLLADNADTNLTPKQVEFAETIHGAGSDLLQLINDILDLSKVEAGKMDVSPTRIALVQLVDYVEATFRPLTAEKGLDFSVRVSPELPATLHTDEQRLLQVLRNLLSNAVKFTDSGAVELVIRPAGTDVPVAIREQLLESGSLRDADADLIAFSVTDTGIGIAASKMRVIFEAFKQADGTTSRKYGGTGLGLSISREIARLLGGEIYAQSEPGRGSTFTLYLPLHPSELPPQGYGQLAPTLETGELLASEAELHDIRMPAEVKSYQDAQNGPAALFRRRRRALPTAEQHSAVPGQPDGAGGVAQEPWGAAGQQDAGPQQGRGIRFEGEKVLIVDDDIRNVFALTSVLEQHGLSVLYAENGREGIEVLEQHDDVTVVLMDIMMPEMDGYATTTAIRRMPQFAGLPIIALTAKAMKGDREKAIESGASDYVTKPVDPDHLLSVMAQWMREG